Below is a window of Christensenella minuta DNA.
ACAAAATTTTGGCAAGCGTTGTCTTGAAGGAGCTGTTTTGGCCCACAATGCTCAGCATCTCGCCGGAATGAACGCAAAAGGAAACATCCGACAGCAAACGAACGCTGTCGTAGGCTTTGCTTAAATGAGATACCTCAAGCGTAATATGGCTATGCATCATATTATTCCTCGCAATCAGTCGGCCTGAATATCGTCCAAACGGTATGAATGATATACCGGGATGTTGTGACTGTAGAAATAATCGGAATATTCCTCGGGAATGGCTTCGGCCGTAATGATCTTGGTCGCCAGGTCTGGCGCGCCAATGCGGGCAAAGGAGTTCCTGGAGAACTTGGAGCTCTCGGCGCAGACGATAACCTCCCCCGTTTTCGCGCATACATTCTGATAGGTAAGACAAAGGTTGCTGTTGTCAACGGAGTATCCGGTATTGAGCGAAATTCCGTCCACGGCAATGAAGACCTTGTCAAAATACATATTATCCAGGAACCCTGTATAAAAAGCATCCATAACACCGTAATAGCCGTTATATACGCCAAAAGTCCCGCTGGCAATGATTACGTTTAATTCCGGATTCTTTTTGAGATGGATAGCCGCCGAAATATTGTTGGTCACGATCGTAAGGTTCTTTTTCTCCGGCAGGATCCTGGAAATTTGCGTACAAATAGAACCCGTCCCGAGAAAAATAAATTCATCGTCCTGGATAAAATGAGAAGCAATCGTAGCGATCAATGATTCCTCCGGATTGCACATATCCTCTACGGCGTCCGGCGTATGTTCCTGCTGCGGAAAAGAATCATTCAGTATAGCTCCCCCGTGCGTGCGGGTCAGGATGCCCTCGGATTCCAATAATTCCAAATCCTTTCGGATCGTTACGGTCGAAATATTGAATAATTTACTTAATCTCGAAACATCAACGCTTTTGTAATCCATCAACATTTGACAGATTTTTTTTCTCCGCTCGCTGGCAAACATAATAACTCCATTTGAAGCATAGTTCTTTAAATAGAATTATATACTGCTTCGTCCTTTTAATCAAGCGTTTTGCCAAATCGCCTGTAAAGGAAAAAGACCGGAAAATTGGATCGGCAAGAGATGGTTTCCCCGGGCAGCGGTTGCTTTTTGGTTTCGAAAAACATTTCGTATACTTTCGTTAAAAAAGAACAGACAGAGAATACCGGCAGGAAGGCATTTTTAGAGAGGAGGATAAAATTGCTTCAATAAGGGCTGTATAATTGGTAAAACCAGGGGAGAAAAAATGAAAAAAGAATTTTGAATTTTTTATGAAAATTTGGTTGACAAACGAAATGCATACAATTATAATCAAAACATAAACAAACCAAATGAAACAATAAAAAGCTAAATGAAATATTTGAGATATTCGGTAGCTTATCAAAAAAAATCATACTAAAAAACCAAGCATATAAAACAGAAAACAGAAAAGCTTCCCTTTGTTCATTGTAATTTTGTCCGTGGAAGCGGACAAATAAAAAATATCTGATGGAGGAAAGAATAATGAAAAAAATGTTGGCTCTTTTTCTCGCCCTGCTTATGACGTGCTGCGTGTTCGCAGGATGTGCTGCGGGCGGCGGCAGCGCGGAACCGTCCGCGGAAGCTCCCGCCGAAGGTACGGGAAGCAGCCCTGCTGCGGCAGCTACGGAAGCGGCCGGGGAACAGGGAACGAAAGATACGTTTAAGGTGGGCTTTTCGGCGATCACCCTGAACGGCGATTTCTTTACGACGATGGCATCCGAATTGCAGCAGGCCTGCTATGACGAAGGCCTGGTCGCATCCCCGGAAGACGTGCTCGTGCTCAACGCGAACAGCAACACCGCGGACGAGATCGCGAATATGGATACATTTATTGCCCAGGACTACGACATGATCTTTGTCGACAGCACCAACCCCGACGATATCGTTCCCCTGATTAACCAGGCAAACGCGGCGGGTGCGCAGGTGATCTGTATCGACTCCTACGTAAACGGCGGGGACAAAGTCACGGTCGTGTATTCGGACAACAAGCAGAACGGCAGGAAGGTGGGCCTCGCGTTCGCGGAAGAAATGGGAGACCAGGAAATTTATTCTATTATGCTGTCCGGCGTCAAGGGCAACATTGCGGGCGAAGAGCGGCGGGTCGGCATCATGTGCGGCGTGCTCGAAGCGCGGCTCGGGATCACCGAAGACGAAGCGTGGGAACTCGCCTACCAGATGAACGACGAGCTGATCGGCAACGGCTATACCGAAAATACGGATGCCAAATTCGTCATTGCCGGCCAGGGTTGGGGCAACTGGAATATCCAGGATATCATGGCGGACGCAAATGATTTGATCGTCAAGACCTACGGCAAGCTGAATACGATCTTTGCCGAAAACGACCAGATGCTCTTCGGCGGTATGCAGGCGGCCGAGGACGCGGGCCTCAAGGAAGGTATCTATTATGCGGCGGCGGCCGACGGCGAAAAGAAGACCTGCGATTACATCAAGGAAGGCAAAGTCGTAGCCGTCGGAGAGAATTCTCCGGTACAGATCGCGAAACTTGCGGCGCAGACGGCAAGGGAAGTCCTCGTGGACGGGAAAGACCCGACGAGCTATCCGGATACGGTGACCACGGACGCGGTTGCGGTCACGAAGGAAAATGTGGATGAAGAATACGAAAACTGCTTCTGATTTGCGGTAAGCGGGAAAAGGCCGAACGATCGGCTGTTGCAGCTGGCCCCGCCCGCAAGGGCGGGTGCCGGTTCGATATATGGCGTCCGGTGCCTGGGAAAAGCAAGGGCTTCCGGACAGGGAGGATTCATGCATGGACGGCAACTATAAACTACAAATGAAAGATATCTCAAAAAGCTTTGCGGGGGTGCATGCCCTCCGAGACGTCAACCTGAATGTGAAACAGGGGGAGATCCACGCGCTGCTGGGCGAAAACGGCGCGGGAAAATCTACCCTGATGAAGATTTTGTCAGGCGCATACCAAAAAGACTCCGGCGAAATCTATATCGACGGCAAGCGGGTAAAAATTCACACGCCCCGCGACGCAAAAGAGCTTGGAATCGCAGTTATTTATCAGGAGCTGGTACTGGCGCCGGACCTCACCGTGGCGGAAAACATCTTTATTGATAAACTGTCCGGGGGACGCGGATACATCAACTGGAAAAAACTGCGTGCAGATACAAGGAAGCAGCTTGACGACCTCGGCTTTGGCGATATCGACCCAAACGCAAAATGCGGCGACCTAAGCATCGCCTACCAGCAGGTCATAGAAATATGCAAATGCCTCACGCGCAAGGCGCGTATCCTGGTGCTCGACGAACCGACGGCGGTCCTTACCTTCAAGGAGATTCGCAAATTGTTTGACGTGCTGAACAGGCTGCGCGCGGACGGGGTAAGCATTATTTACATTTCACACCGGCTGGAAGAAATTTTTGAGCTGAGCGATAACATCACGGTGCTAAAGGACGGTCATTACGTGACGACTGTACCCACAGGCGAAATCGACAAGCACAAGCTTGTCAACCTGATGGTGGGCCGGGAACTCAAAGACTTGTTCCCGCCGCGCAATGCGGCGATCGGCGACGTTGTGCTGTCCGCAGAAAACATCAGGGCCGTGCCACGCGTGAACGGCGTGAGCTTTTCCGTGCGGGCGGGGGAAGTTGTCGGATTCAGCGGGCTTGTCGGCGTAGGCCGGACGGAAACCATGCGCGCCATCTTCGGCGCGGACAAGATGGATTCCGGAAAAATATTGTACTGCGGAAAAGACACGCATTTTAAAGACCCAAAGGACGCGGTCAAACATAAATTTGGGATGCTCTCCGAAGACCGGAAAAATGAAGGCGTGCTGCTGGAACAGAGCATCCGCATGAATGTGACCATCGCCGCGCTCGATAAAGTGACGGACAGGACGGGCTTTATCATCAAGCGCAGGACTGAGAAGAAGTTCGTGGAAGATATCCTGAAAAGCATCCAGACAAAATACGCATCCATCGAAAACGATGTGGACAGCCTGTCGGGCGGCAACCAACAGAAGATAGCGCTTGCGAAATGGATCGCGGCGGACTGCAAGTGCATTGTGTTCGACGAGCCGACGCGCGGCGTCGACATCGGCGCGAAGGTGGAAATTTATAAAGTAATCAACAGTTTTGCGGAAAACGGGATCGCCGTGGTTATGATATCGTCGGAGATGCCGGAGATCATCGGCATGTGCGATAGGGTCTATGTCATGCGTAACGGGAAAGTTTCCGGGGAACTTGAAAAAGAAGAACTGAGCGAAGATCAACTGATCGGCTTGGCGATGGAGGTATAGTATGCAAAAATCAATCAATCTGAAATCATTTCTGGTAAAGAATAACACATATATCATATTTTTTGCCATGCTCATCGCGTGTATCTGTATATCGGAAACGTTCCTGCTGCCCATCAACCTGATTAACATCGGGCTGCAGCAATCCGCGCCGCTGCTCGTAGCGGTGGGCATGCTGTTCGTCATCATGACGGGCGGTATCGACCTTTCGGTGGGGTCGATCATGGCGATCTCGTCGTCGGTCGCGTGCCTTTTGATGCGCGACGCGGGCTTCGGCCTCGCGGGGGGCATCCTTGCGGCAGTGTGTATCGGGCTCATATGCGGCATGATTACGGGCGCGCTGGTGGCGTACTGCAATATGCAGGCGTTTGTGGCCTCCCTCTCCGTCATGACGGCGGTGCGGGGCGTCGCGTATATTATCACCAACGGTTCGCCGATCAAGGTAGAGGGCGCCATCCTTTCCACACTGGTCGCGCCGGAGAACGGTTATCCAGTTATCATTATCGCGGCTTTGGTGATCGTGGTCTTCTGCCTCATCCAGAATTATACGACCTACGGACGCATCGTCATTGCGGTCGGTAGCAATAAAAATGCGGTCGAACTCGCGGGTATCCGCGTTAAACGCTATATGCTCTCCACCTATATGATCTGCGGCGTTCTCGCGGCGATCGCCGGGATATTCTATTCGGCAAGAACGTCCACCGGCAGCGCTACGGTCGGCGACGGCGCAGAGCTTGACGCCATCGCGGCGTGCGTGCTCGGCGGGGCGAGCCTTACCGGGGGCCGCGGCAGCGTGTTCAAAACATTGCTCGGTGCGCTGATCCTTGCCTTCATTGGCAATATCATGAACCTCAAGGGCGTCGGCGCATATGCGCAGGACGTCGTTCAGGGCTGCCTGATCGTTGCTGCGGTTTTGCTGCAGGGAATCAAGAGCAAATAAGGAGGGCGGACGTGAACGAAAAAAAAATCACCGTAATAGGGCATTACGGGATGTCCCTGCTGATGGATGTGGAGCGCTTTCCGGCCGTAGGCGAAACGGTGGAGGGCCTGGGCCTTGTTACCGAGCCTGGCGGCAAGGGTTACAACCAGGCAATCGCAGCGAGCCGTCTTGGTGCGGAGGTGAATTTCATCACTGCCGTCGGGGATGACGAGTTCGGCGCGCTGTGCGGCAAAGACCTCGTTTCCGAAGGTGTGCAAGGACGGTATATCATTCCCTTTGAAGGCCAGAGGACAGCCTGCGCCTTTGTAATCAACTCGGCAGATAAGTGCAGCGAGGTGTATGTCTATCCGGGCGCGATCCGCAAGGTGACGGGCGCACACATCAGGAGGTACGCGGATGTGATCGCGCAAAGCGGCTTGCTGCTCCTGCAGAACGAAATTACAGTGGAGGCGCTGATGGAAGCGGTCGATATCGCGCGGGAAGCGGGGGTCGAGGTCATCTACAATCCCGCCCCGGCAAGGGAGCTGCCCGCGGAGGCGTTTCCGCACATCACCTGCATCACGCCGAATGAAACGGAGGCCGCCATCCTCACCGGGGCAGACCCGGATGCGCCGCTTAATGTAGAGCGGGCGATTAGCCTGCTGCACGGGAAGGGCGCGAAAAACGTTATTATAACGCTCGGCGGAAACGGATCGGCCGTGTCTCTTGAAAACGGACGGACGCATCGGGTAAACAGCCTGAAAGTGGATGTGGTGAGCACGACCGGCGCGGGCGATTCCTACAACGCCGCGTTCGCGGTGCGCTATATGGAAACGCGCGACATCCTAGAGTCTGCAAAGTACGCGGCAGTGGCTTCCGGGTTACAGGTAATGCGTCCCGGTGTGATCGCCAACATGCCGTATAGGCAGGAGGCTGACGCATGGTTCGCGGAGCATAAAGATGAGATGGAAAGAGAGGAAGGATAGAAAAATGGACTTTTATAATCAGGAAGCGGATATTCACGTGCCCGACGGGCTTGGCGCAGAAGAAGCGCTCGCGCGGACGACTGTCATGAGCATCGCCGCCCATCAGGACGACTGCGAAATCATGGCTTACCATGCAATCGCAAACTGCTATGAGTCGGACAGCGAGTGGTATACCGCCGTCGTATTGACAGATGGGGGAGGCTCCCCGCGTTCGGGCGGGTACGCGAATTATACCAACCATGAAATTCATATCAAGCGGTCGCAGGAACAGCGTGTGGCAGCGGACATTGGAAAATACGGCGCGATGGTACAGCTCGCCTATTCCAGCGCCGACGTGCGCGCGGATAAGCGAGATATCATCGAGGGTGAGCTGGCCTCTCTCCTGCTGGCGGCACGGCCGCATACCATGTTCATCCACAATACGGCGGATCGCCACGAAACGCATCTCGGCGCCTGTTTGCGCGCGCTCGGGGCATTGCGTAAGCTGCCGAAGGAGGCGCGGCCCAAACGGGTATACGGAATGGAGGTGTGGCGCTCGCTTGACTGGCTGAGCGCAAAGGAACGGCTGGTATTCGATACGTCCCGTTATCCCGAACTTGCCAAAAAGGTAATCCAGGCGTTCGATTCCCAGTGTACGCCCAAAAAGCGCTTTGATCTCGCGGCGCTCGGGCGGCGGCTTGGGAACGCGACCTTCCAGGAACCGCGCGAGATTGACGAGAGCGATTCGTGTAACCTTGGTATGGACCTTACCCCGCTGGTCGAGGATGATACGCTGGATATCCGGGAATTTACCCTGGAATACGTGAAACATTTTTATCAGGATGTAGACGGGCTGCTCCGGCAGCTTGGAGGAGGAAACAAATGAAACTGGTAATCACGCACAGTTATGAAGAAAGCGCGGCCCTGTGCGCCGAAATAATGAACGAGGTGTTCCGGAAAAAACCGGATGCGCTCATGGGTCTTGCCACGGGCAGCACGCCTGTTCCCGTCTATGAAAAAATGGTGGAAGCGCACCGGGCGGGGACCGTGGACTATTCAAAAGCGCGGTCCATCAATCTTGACGAATATATCGGCCTTGCGGGAAGCGATCCCAATTCCTACCTTTATTTTATGCGAACAAATTTATTCGACCGCGTGGGTATGTCACTCCACAACGTGTGGATACCGGACGGAATGAAACCGGTGGAAGAGGAGCTTGCGCGTCTCAACGGCTACCTTGACAGCCATGAGATGGAAATACAGCTGCTGAGCGTCGGGACGAACGGACATATTGGCTTTAATGAGCCAGACGACGTATTCTACGACAAATACCACGCCGTAGATTTGACGGAAGAAACACGCAGGAGCAACTCGCGGCTGTTCAGCAGCATAGAAGAGGTGCCGAGGGCGGCGATCACAATGGGCATCGGGGGCATCATGCGCGCGAAACAGATCGCGTTCCTTGCGACGGGCGGCGAAAAACTGCGGGCGATGAAAGCGGTCCTTGAGAAGGGGAATGTTACGCCAAAGGTGCAGGGCACCGTTTTAAAACTGCACCGCGATTGCACGATTTTTCTCGACCGTGCGCTCGCGCAGCAGATCACGCCGGACCGCGGCGTGGAAGTGATTTATAAATAAAACAAAAAACGAGGAGGAAATTCATCATGATTAAAATGGCTGTTATAGGCGCGGGCCTGTGGGCGCAGGAGCACGGAAGGATATTCAATGAAATGGAAGGCGCCGCGCCCGTTGCGATCTGTGACCTCGACCGTACGCGCGCGGAAAAATTCGCCGCAATGTTCGGCATCGGAGACGACCAAATTTATACCGACCACAAGGAGATGCTCGCAAAATCCGGATGCGACGCGGTTTCGATCGTAACGCCGGATTTCCTGCACACGGAGGTCGCGTGCGACTGTGCGGACGCGGGAAAACATATGCTGATCGAAAAGCCGCTTGCCACACGGCGGGACGATGTATTCCGCATCCTCGACGCGGCGGCAAAAAACAAGGTGCGCATCATGGTGGATATGCACAACCGCTGGAGCCCGCCGTTCAACAATGTCAAAGCGATCCTGGACAGCAAAAAATACGGGGACCCCGTCAACGCTTATTTCCGGCTGAACGATGTGAAATCGGTGGCTACGGACATGCTGTCGTGGGCGTCTAAGTCCTCGATTCTGTGGTTCCTCGGAAGCCATTCGCTGGATACGCTGAGCTGGCTCCTGGACAGCCGCCCGCGCGAGGTGTACGCGCTTTCCTCACGCGGCGTGCTAGACGGCCTCGGCGTTGACACGGTGGACGTATACCAGACGTCGATCAGATATGAAAACGGCGTGATCGCCCAGATGGAAAACGGTTGGATCACACCGAACGGGAACCCGTGCGTCAATGACATCAAATTCAATGTCGTGTGCGCACGCGGGAAGATGGATATCGACGCGTCGAGCAACAACCTTTTGCAGGTGACGGGCGACGACCGTATGGATACGGGAGACTGTATCGTCTCCAATCAGGTTTTCGGGCATCATAAGGGCTTTGCTTACGAGAGTATCCGCAGCTTCCTCAAAAAGCTCGAGAGCG
It encodes the following:
- a CDS encoding DeoR/GlpR family DNA-binding transcription regulator — encoded protein: MFASERRKKICQMLMDYKSVDVSRLSKLFNISTVTIRKDLELLESEGILTRTHGGAILNDSFPQQEHTPDAVEDMCNPEESLIATIASHFIQDDEFIFLGTGSICTQISRILPEKKNLTIVTNNISAAIHLKKNPELNVIIASGTFGVYNGYYGVMDAFYTGFLDNMYFDKVFIAVDGISLNTGYSVDNSNLCLTYQNVCAKTGEVIVCAESSKFSRNSFARIGAPDLATKIITAEAIPEEYSDYFYSHNIPVYHSYRLDDIQAD
- a CDS encoding substrate-binding domain-containing protein; this translates as MKKMLALFLALLMTCCVFAGCAAGGGSAEPSAEAPAEGTGSSPAAAATEAAGEQGTKDTFKVGFSAITLNGDFFTTMASELQQACYDEGLVASPEDVLVLNANSNTADEIANMDTFIAQDYDMIFVDSTNPDDIVPLINQANAAGAQVICIDSYVNGGDKVTVVYSDNKQNGRKVGLAFAEEMGDQEIYSIMLSGVKGNIAGEERRVGIMCGVLEARLGITEDEAWELAYQMNDELIGNGYTENTDAKFVIAGQGWGNWNIQDIMADANDLIVKTYGKLNTIFAENDQMLFGGMQAAEDAGLKEGIYYAAAADGEKKTCDYIKEGKVVAVGENSPVQIAKLAAQTAREVLVDGKDPTSYPDTVTTDAVAVTKENVDEEYENCF
- a CDS encoding sugar ABC transporter ATP-binding protein, encoding MDGNYKLQMKDISKSFAGVHALRDVNLNVKQGEIHALLGENGAGKSTLMKILSGAYQKDSGEIYIDGKRVKIHTPRDAKELGIAVIYQELVLAPDLTVAENIFIDKLSGGRGYINWKKLRADTRKQLDDLGFGDIDPNAKCGDLSIAYQQVIEICKCLTRKARILVLDEPTAVLTFKEIRKLFDVLNRLRADGVSIIYISHRLEEIFELSDNITVLKDGHYVTTVPTGEIDKHKLVNLMVGRELKDLFPPRNAAIGDVVLSAENIRAVPRVNGVSFSVRAGEVVGFSGLVGVGRTETMRAIFGADKMDSGKILYCGKDTHFKDPKDAVKHKFGMLSEDRKNEGVLLEQSIRMNVTIAALDKVTDRTGFIIKRRTEKKFVEDILKSIQTKYASIENDVDSLSGGNQQKIALAKWIAADCKCIVFDEPTRGVDIGAKVEIYKVINSFAENGIAVVMISSEMPEIIGMCDRVYVMRNGKVSGELEKEELSEDQLIGLAMEV
- a CDS encoding ABC transporter permease; this translates as MQKSINLKSFLVKNNTYIIFFAMLIACICISETFLLPINLINIGLQQSAPLLVAVGMLFVIMTGGIDLSVGSIMAISSSVACLLMRDAGFGLAGGILAAVCIGLICGMITGALVAYCNMQAFVASLSVMTAVRGVAYIITNGSPIKVEGAILSTLVAPENGYPVIIIAALVIVVFCLIQNYTTYGRIVIAVGSNKNAVELAGIRVKRYMLSTYMICGVLAAIAGIFYSARTSTGSATVGDGAELDAIAACVLGGASLTGGRGSVFKTLLGALILAFIGNIMNLKGVGAYAQDVVQGCLIVAAVLLQGIKSK
- a CDS encoding ribokinase, with amino-acid sequence MNEKKITVIGHYGMSLLMDVERFPAVGETVEGLGLVTEPGGKGYNQAIAASRLGAEVNFITAVGDDEFGALCGKDLVSEGVQGRYIIPFEGQRTACAFVINSADKCSEVYVYPGAIRKVTGAHIRRYADVIAQSGLLLLQNEITVEALMEAVDIAREAGVEVIYNPAPARELPAEAFPHITCITPNETEAAILTGADPDAPLNVERAISLLHGKGAKNVIITLGGNGSAVSLENGRTHRVNSLKVDVVSTTGAGDSYNAAFAVRYMETRDILESAKYAAVASGLQVMRPGVIANMPYRQEADAWFAEHKDEMEREEG
- a CDS encoding PIG-L deacetylase family protein gives rise to the protein MDFYNQEADIHVPDGLGAEEALARTTVMSIAAHQDDCEIMAYHAIANCYESDSEWYTAVVLTDGGGSPRSGGYANYTNHEIHIKRSQEQRVAADIGKYGAMVQLAYSSADVRADKRDIIEGELASLLLAARPHTMFIHNTADRHETHLGACLRALGALRKLPKEARPKRVYGMEVWRSLDWLSAKERLVFDTSRYPELAKKVIQAFDSQCTPKKRFDLAALGRRLGNATFQEPREIDESDSCNLGMDLTPLVEDDTLDIREFTLEYVKHFYQDVDGLLRQLGGGNK
- a CDS encoding glucosamine-6-phosphate deaminase; this encodes MKLVITHSYEESAALCAEIMNEVFRKKPDALMGLATGSTPVPVYEKMVEAHRAGTVDYSKARSINLDEYIGLAGSDPNSYLYFMRTNLFDRVGMSLHNVWIPDGMKPVEEELARLNGYLDSHEMEIQLLSVGTNGHIGFNEPDDVFYDKYHAVDLTEETRRSNSRLFSSIEEVPRAAITMGIGGIMRAKQIAFLATGGEKLRAMKAVLEKGNVTPKVQGTVLKLHRDCTIFLDRALAQQITPDRGVEVIYK
- a CDS encoding Gfo/Idh/MocA family protein — protein: MIKMAVIGAGLWAQEHGRIFNEMEGAAPVAICDLDRTRAEKFAAMFGIGDDQIYTDHKEMLAKSGCDAVSIVTPDFLHTEVACDCADAGKHMLIEKPLATRRDDVFRILDAAAKNKVRIMVDMHNRWSPPFNNVKAILDSKKYGDPVNAYFRLNDVKSVATDMLSWASKSSILWFLGSHSLDTLSWLLDSRPREVYALSSRGVLDGLGVDTVDVYQTSIRYENGVIAQMENGWITPNGNPCVNDIKFNVVCARGKMDIDASSNNLLQVTGDDRMDTGDCIVSNQVFGHHKGFAYESIRSFLKKLESGEEFFVSLEDSARVVLALLAVMESAETGKIVTCETV